A single genomic interval of Mustela nigripes isolate SB6536 chromosome 7, MUSNIG.SB6536, whole genome shotgun sequence harbors:
- the OTOR gene encoding otoraplin, producing the protein MARLLLFSLPGLVAICAVHGIFMDRLASKKLCADDECVYTISLARAREDYNAPDCRFINVKKGQQIYIYSKLVQENGAGEFWAGSVYGDDREDEMGTLGYFPSSLVEEQHVYQDATKEVPTTDIDFFCE; encoded by the exons ATGGCCAgactattattattttccctcCCAGGTCTTGTGGCCATATGTGCCGTGCATGGAATATTTATGGACAGACTTGCTTCCAAGAAGCTCTGTGCAGATGACGAGTGCGTGT acaCTATTTCTCTGGCCCGAGCTCGAGAAGATTACAATGCCCCAGACTGCAGGTTCATTAATGTTAAAAAAGGACAGCAGATTTACATTTACTCAAAGCTGGTGCAAGAAAATGGAGCTGGAGAATTCTGGGCTGGCAGT GTTTATGGAGATGACCGTGAGGATGAGATGGGCACCCTGGGCTATTTCCCCAGCAGCTTGGTCGAGGAGCAACACGTGTACCAAGATGCCACCAAGGAAGTCCCCACCACG GATATTGACTTCTTCTGTGAGTAA